A genome region from Dickeya dadantii NCPPB 898 includes the following:
- the pehX gene encoding exo-poly-a-D-galacturonosidase PehX, producing METITFSRRPALASIVAACLISTPALAATAQAPQKLQIPTLSYDDHSVALVWDAPEDTSNITDYQIYQNGQLIGLASQNNDKNSPAKPYISAFYKNDTGNFHRRVVIQNAKIDGLKANTDYQFTVRTVYADGSTSADSNAVTATTTATPQVINITQYGAKGDGTTLNTTAIQKAIDACQTGCRVDIPAGVFKTGALWLKSDMTLNLLQGATLLGSDNAADYPDAYKIYSYSSQVRPASLINAIDKTSSAVGTFKNIRIIGKGVIDGNGWKRSADAKDELGNSLPQYVKSDSSKVSKDGILAKNQVAAAVAKGMDVKTAYSQRRSSLVTLRGVKNVYIADVTIRNPANHGVMFLESQNVVENSVIHQTFDANNGDGVEFGNSQNIMVFNSVFDTGDDSINFAAGMGQDAQSQEPSQNAWLFNNYFRRGHGAVVMGSHTGAGIIDVLAENNVISQNDVGLRAKSAPAIGGGAHGIVFRNSAMKNLAKQAVIVTLSYSDSNGTIDYTPAKVPARFYDFTVKNVTVQDSTGSSPVIEITGDSGKGIWHSQFTFSNMKLSGVTPASISDLSDSQFNNLTFSKLRSGSSPWKFGTVKNVTVDGKIVTP from the coding sequence ATGGAAACCATCACATTTTCACGTCGCCCTGCCCTGGCGTCGATAGTAGCCGCATGTCTAATTAGTACGCCTGCGCTGGCGGCAACGGCTCAGGCGCCGCAAAAACTCCAGATTCCCACACTGTCTTATGACGACCATAGCGTAGCGCTGGTCTGGGATGCGCCGGAAGACACGTCCAACATCACCGACTATCAGATTTACCAGAACGGCCAGCTCATCGGGCTAGCCAGCCAAAACAACGATAAGAACTCGCCAGCTAAACCGTACATTAGTGCGTTTTACAAAAATGACACCGGCAATTTCCATCGCCGGGTGGTGATACAGAATGCGAAAATCGACGGGCTGAAAGCGAACACCGACTACCAGTTCACCGTACGGACAGTGTATGCCGACGGTTCGACTTCCGCTGACAGCAACGCAGTCACTGCCACCACGACCGCCACGCCGCAAGTGATCAACATCACCCAGTACGGCGCTAAAGGCGACGGCACCACGCTGAATACCACGGCGATCCAGAAGGCGATCGATGCCTGCCAGACCGGTTGCCGGGTTGATATTCCGGCGGGGGTCTTCAAAACCGGCGCGCTGTGGCTGAAAAGCGACATGACGCTGAATCTGTTGCAGGGTGCGACATTGCTCGGTTCCGACAATGCGGCCGATTATCCTGACGCCTACAAAATATACAGTTACTCATCCCAGGTGCGCCCGGCATCGTTGATCAACGCCATCGACAAAACCAGCTCCGCCGTCGGGACGTTCAAGAACATCCGTATCATCGGCAAAGGCGTCATTGACGGCAATGGCTGGAAGCGTAGCGCGGACGCCAAAGACGAACTGGGCAATAGCCTGCCGCAGTACGTGAAGAGTGATAGCAGCAAGGTGAGCAAGGACGGTATTCTGGCGAAAAACCAGGTAGCGGCGGCCGTCGCCAAAGGCATGGACGTCAAAACCGCCTATAGTCAGCGTCGTTCCAGTCTGGTCACCCTGCGCGGCGTCAAAAACGTCTACATCGCCGACGTCACTATCCGCAATCCGGCCAACCACGGCGTTATGTTCCTGGAAAGCCAGAATGTGGTGGAAAACAGCGTCATCCATCAGACCTTCGACGCCAACAACGGCGACGGCGTTGAATTTGGCAATAGCCAGAACATTATGGTATTCAACAGCGTGTTCGATACCGGGGACGACAGCATCAACTTCGCCGCCGGTATGGGCCAGGACGCGCAGAGTCAAGAACCTTCGCAAAATGCCTGGTTATTCAACAACTACTTCCGCCGCGGGCACGGTGCCGTGGTAATGGGCAGCCACACCGGCGCAGGCATTATCGATGTACTGGCGGAAAACAACGTGATCAGCCAGAACGACGTTGGCCTGCGAGCCAAGAGCGCGCCTGCCATCGGCGGCGGCGCGCATGGCATCGTATTCCGTAATAGCGCGATGAAAAACCTGGCTAAGCAGGCAGTTATCGTGACGTTAAGTTATAGCGACAGCAACGGCACCATTGACTATACCCCGGCCAAAGTGCCTGCCCGTTTCTATGACTTCACCGTCAAAAACGTCACCGTGCAGGACAGTACCGGCTCAAGCCCGGTGATTGAAATCACCGGAGACAGCGGCAAAGGCATCTGGCACAGCCAGTTTACCTTCAGCAACATGAAACTCAGCGGGGTGACGCCTGCCTCAATCAGCGACCTGAGCGACAGCCAGTTCAACAACCTGACGTTCAGCAAACTGCGCAGCGGTTCTTCGCCGTGGAAATTCGGCACGGTGAAGAACGTTACCGTAGACGGCAAAATCGTCACACCCTGA
- the rep gene encoding DNA helicase Rep, with protein MRMNPSQQHAVEFVTGPCLVLAGAGSGKTRVITQKIAHLIRGCGYQARHIAAVTFTNKAAREMKERVAQTLGRQETRGLLIATFHTLGLEIIKREYAALGMKSNFSLFDDQDQLALLKELTELWLQNDKDLLQQLVSALSNWKNDLIDPAQAAALARSERDRLFAHCYRLYDEHLRACNVLDFDDLILLPTLLLKRNEEVRERWQNRLRYLLVDEYQDTNTSQYELVKLLVGSRARFTVVGDDDQSIYSWRGARPQNLSLLQQDFPQLQVIKLEQNYRSSGRILKAANILIANNPHVFEKRLYSELGYGEELKIITANNEDHEAERVVGELIAHHFIRKTQYGDYAILYRGNHQSRLFEKVLMQNRIPYRISGGTSFFSRPEIKDLLAYLRVLTNPEDDSAFLRVVNTPKREIGPATLQKLGEWANQRNRSLFNASFDMGLSQTLSGRGLESLQRFTQWMGEIARQAEQEPVKAVRDLIHGLDYESWLYETSPSPKAAEMRMKNVNTLFTWMTEMLEGSDLDEPMTLTQVVTRFTLRDMMERNEAEEELDQVQLMTLHASKGLEFPYVYLVGMEEGLLPHQTSIDEDNVDEERRLAYVGITRAQKELTFTLCRERRQYGELIRPEPSRFLLELPQDDVMWETERKVASPQERMQKGQNHLANLRAQLAKARDKE; from the coding sequence ATGCGCATGAATCCCAGCCAACAACACGCCGTTGAATTTGTGACCGGTCCCTGTCTGGTGCTGGCCGGGGCGGGATCCGGCAAAACCCGAGTGATTACCCAGAAAATCGCCCACCTGATCCGTGGCTGCGGTTATCAGGCGCGCCATATCGCCGCGGTGACCTTCACCAACAAGGCCGCGCGAGAGATGAAAGAGCGTGTGGCGCAGACGCTGGGACGTCAGGAAACTCGCGGTCTGCTGATCGCCACTTTCCATACGCTGGGGCTGGAGATCATCAAGCGCGAATACGCGGCGCTGGGCATGAAGTCCAATTTTTCGTTGTTTGACGATCAGGATCAGCTGGCGCTGCTGAAAGAGCTGACCGAGCTATGGCTACAGAATGACAAAGATTTGCTGCAACAGCTGGTGTCCGCCCTGTCCAACTGGAAAAACGACCTGATTGACCCGGCACAGGCGGCGGCGCTGGCGCGCTCGGAACGGGACCGGCTGTTCGCGCATTGCTACCGCCTGTATGACGAGCATCTGCGTGCCTGCAACGTACTGGACTTTGATGACCTGATCCTATTGCCGACGTTGTTGCTCAAACGCAATGAAGAGGTGCGTGAGCGCTGGCAGAACCGCCTGCGCTATCTGCTGGTGGACGAATATCAGGACACCAACACCAGTCAGTATGAACTGGTAAAACTGCTGGTGGGCAGCCGGGCGCGTTTTACCGTGGTGGGTGACGACGACCAGTCGATTTACTCCTGGCGTGGCGCTCGCCCACAGAACCTGTCGCTGTTGCAGCAGGATTTTCCGCAGTTGCAGGTGATCAAGCTGGAGCAGAATTACCGCTCGTCCGGCCGTATTCTCAAGGCCGCCAATATTTTGATCGCCAACAACCCGCACGTATTCGAAAAGCGGCTTTATTCCGAGCTGGGCTATGGCGAAGAGCTGAAAATCATCACCGCCAATAACGAAGACCACGAGGCCGAGCGGGTGGTGGGGGAGCTGATTGCCCATCACTTCATCCGAAAAACCCAGTACGGCGACTACGCGATTCTTTATCGCGGCAACCATCAGTCACGGTTGTTTGAAAAAGTACTGATGCAAAACCGCATCCCTTATCGCATTTCCGGCGGCACGTCGTTTTTCTCCCGCCCGGAAATCAAAGATTTGCTGGCTTATTTGCGCGTGCTGACTAACCCGGAAGACGACAGCGCGTTTCTGCGCGTCGTGAATACGCCGAAGCGCGAAATCGGGCCGGCGACACTGCAAAAGCTGGGCGAGTGGGCCAACCAGCGCAATCGCAGCCTGTTCAACGCCAGCTTCGACATGGGGCTGAGTCAGACCCTGAGCGGGCGCGGGCTGGAGTCATTGCAGCGCTTCACCCAGTGGATGGGCGAGATAGCCCGACAGGCGGAGCAAGAGCCGGTGAAGGCGGTGCGCGACCTGATCCACGGTCTGGATTACGAAAGCTGGCTGTACGAAACCTCGCCGAGCCCGAAAGCGGCGGAAATGCGCATGAAAAACGTCAACACGTTGTTTACCTGGATGACGGAGATGTTGGAAGGCAGCGACCTTGACGAGCCGATGACGCTGACGCAGGTGGTAACCCGGTTTACCCTGCGCGACATGATGGAACGTAACGAAGCCGAGGAAGAGCTGGATCAGGTGCAATTGATGACGCTGCACGCGTCCAAGGGGCTGGAGTTCCCGTACGTATATCTGGTGGGGATGGAGGAAGGGCTGCTGCCGCATCAGACCAGCATCGACGAAGATAATGTCGATGAGGAACGGCGTCTGGCTTATGTGGGCATTACCCGCGCGCAGAAAGAGCTGACCTTCACCCTATGCCGCGAGCGGCGGCAGTACGGTGAGTTGATTCGCCCGGAGCCGAGCCGCTTTCTGCTGGAGCTGCCGCAGGATGATGTGATGTGGGAAACCGAACGCAAGGTCGCCAGCCCACAGGAGCGGATGCAGAAAGGGCAAAACCATCTGGCTAATTTGCGCGCTCAACTGGCAAAGGCCAGAGATAAAGAGTGA
- the ppx gene encoding exopolyphosphatase: protein MPSSSSLYAAIDLGSNSFHMLVVREVAGSVQTLARIKRKVRLAAGLDANNRLSPEAMQRGWQCLALFSERLQDIPPQQVRVVATATLRLATNADEFLERARQILGLPIQVISGEEEARLIYQGVAHTTGGPEQRLVVDIGGGSTELATGTGAHHTQLFSLPMGCVTWLERYFTDRDLTQAHFDRAEQAAREMLRPVKDILRQQGWQVCVGASGTVQALQEIMVAQGMDEYITLGKLRQLKQRAIQCSKLEELEIEGLTLERALVFPSGLSILLAVFQELEIDSMTLAGGALREGLVYGMLHLPIEQDIRYRTLQNLQRRYLLDSEQALRVRLLADNFLQQVARDWQLDGRCRELLGSACLIHEIGLSVDFRQAPLHAAYLVRNSDLPGFTPAQKKLLATLLQNQSNTIDPIPLTQQNALPVNLAQRLCRLLRLAIIFASRRRDDTLPAVRLRVEGESLRVILPAGWLDRHPLRTETLSQESLWQSYVHWPLIIEEHTV, encoded by the coding sequence ATGCCGAGCTCTTCTTCTCTTTATGCCGCGATCGATTTAGGGTCTAACAGCTTTCACATGCTGGTCGTGCGTGAAGTGGCCGGCAGCGTACAGACACTGGCGCGCATCAAGCGTAAAGTCCGGCTGGCGGCCGGGCTGGATGCCAACAACCGCCTTTCGCCGGAAGCGATGCAGCGCGGTTGGCAATGTCTGGCGCTGTTTTCCGAACGGTTGCAGGATATCCCGCCCCAGCAGGTACGCGTCGTCGCAACGGCTACGCTAAGACTGGCGACCAACGCTGACGAATTCCTTGAACGAGCCCGGCAAATTCTGGGTCTGCCGATTCAGGTCATCAGCGGCGAAGAAGAAGCACGGCTTATCTATCAGGGCGTCGCCCATACCACCGGCGGGCCGGAACAACGGCTGGTGGTGGATATCGGCGGCGGCAGCACCGAGCTGGCGACCGGCACCGGCGCCCACCATACCCAACTATTCAGCCTGCCAATGGGTTGCGTCACCTGGCTGGAGCGTTATTTTACCGACCGCGATCTGACTCAGGCGCATTTTGATCGCGCCGAACAGGCCGCCCGCGAGATGCTGCGTCCGGTGAAAGATATCCTGCGCCAGCAAGGCTGGCAGGTTTGCGTCGGCGCATCCGGTACGGTGCAGGCGCTGCAGGAGATCATGGTGGCGCAGGGGATGGATGAATACATCACCCTCGGCAAACTGCGTCAGTTGAAACAGCGCGCGATTCAGTGCAGCAAGCTGGAAGAGCTGGAAATTGAAGGCCTGACGCTGGAGCGGGCGCTGGTATTTCCCAGCGGGCTGTCGATTCTGCTGGCTGTCTTTCAGGAGCTGGAGATCGACTCCATGACGCTGGCGGGCGGCGCGCTGCGGGAAGGGCTGGTCTACGGCATGCTGCATCTGCCGATTGAGCAGGACATCCGCTACCGCACGCTGCAAAACCTGCAGCGCCGCTATCTGCTGGATAGCGAACAGGCCCTGCGGGTCAGGCTGCTGGCGGACAACTTTCTGCAGCAGGTGGCGCGCGACTGGCAGCTGGACGGTCGATGTCGAGAGTTACTGGGCAGCGCCTGTCTGATTCATGAAATCGGCCTGAGCGTCGATTTTCGCCAGGCGCCGTTGCATGCGGCCTATCTGGTCCGCAACAGCGACCTGCCCGGTTTCACGCCCGCTCAGAAAAAATTGCTGGCGACACTCCTGCAAAACCAGAGCAACACTATCGACCCTATCCCGCTAACCCAACAAAACGCCCTGCCGGTCAATCTGGCGCAGCGGCTTTGCCGCCTGCTGCGTCTGGCGATCATCTTTGCCAGTCGCCGCCGCGACGACACGCTGCCGGCGGTCAGACTACGGGTGGAAGGAGAAAGCCTGCGTGTCATTCTGCCCGCCGGCTGGCTCGACCGACACCCGTTGAGAACCGAAACCCTGTCGCAGGAAAGCCTGTGGCAGAGCTATGTTCACTGGCCGCTCATCATCGAAGAACACACGGTCTGA
- the ppiC gene encoding peptidylprolyl isomerase PpiC, which yields MLKERTMANTAAALHILVDTEQQATDILAQLEKGADFQQLAKKHSTCPSKHNGGDLGEFRKGDMVPDFDKAVFSCELLKPFGPVKTQFGYHIIKVLYRN from the coding sequence TTGCTCAAGGAGCGTACTATGGCAAATACCGCGGCAGCATTGCACATTCTGGTGGATACCGAACAACAGGCCACCGATATTCTGGCTCAACTGGAGAAGGGAGCGGATTTTCAGCAGTTAGCAAAAAAACATTCGACCTGCCCGTCAAAGCACAACGGCGGCGATTTGGGAGAATTCCGTAAAGGCGACATGGTGCCGGATTTTGATAAAGCGGTGTTTTCCTGCGAACTGCTCAAACCCTTCGGCCCGGTAAAAACCCAGTTCGGCTACCACATCATCAAGGTGCTGTACCGTAACTAA
- the pehW gene encoding polygalacturonase PehW, translating into MKAMRFSQHHALVLITSVYLFSNQVQAIPTSERTSPALQAVAPSLDDHSVVLVWHAPEDTSAIADYQIYQNGQPIGLASQNNDLHSPAKPYISAFYKNDTGNFHHRVVIQNAKIDGLKANTDYQFTVQTVYADGTTSADSNEVTVTTTTTPQVINITEYGAKGDGTTLNTSAIQKAIDACQTGCRIDVPPGVFKTGALWLKSDMTLNLLQGATLLGSDNAADYPDAYKLYSYSSQVRPASLINAIDKTSSAAGTFKNIRIIGKGAIDGNGWKRSADGQDELGNSLPQYVKSDSSKVSNDGILAKNQVAAAVAKGMDIKLAYSQLRSSLVTLRGVKNAYIADVTIRNPANHGIIFLESRNVVENSVIHQTFNANNGDGVEFINSQNIMVFNSVFDTGDDSINFGAGLGQDAQKQEPSQNAQLFNNYFRHGHGAVVMGSNTGAGIVNVLAENNVISQSDVGLRAKSAPAIGGGAHGIVFRNSAMKNLAKQAVIVTLSYSDNNGTIDYTPAKVPARFYGFTVKNVTVQDSTGSSPSIEITGDSSKDIWHSQFLFSNMKLSGVMPASISDLSNSQFNNIAFSDLRGGTSPWKFGAVKNVTVDGKVVSPSP; encoded by the coding sequence ATGAAAGCCATGAGATTTTCGCAGCACCACGCCCTGGTGTTGATAACGTCGGTGTATCTGTTCAGCAATCAGGTTCAGGCTATACCGACAAGTGAGCGAACATCGCCAGCCTTACAGGCGGTTGCACCGTCCCTCGATGACCACAGCGTGGTATTAGTCTGGCATGCGCCAGAAGATACATCCGCTATCGCCGATTACCAAATTTACCAAAATGGTCAGCCCATCGGACTCGCCAGCCAGAATAACGACCTGCACTCGCCAGCCAAACCGTACATTAGTGCGTTTTACAAAAATGACACCGGCAATTTCCATCACCGGGTGGTGATACAGAATGCGAAAATCGACGGGCTGAAAGCGAACACCGACTACCAGTTCACCGTACAGACAGTGTATGCCGACGGTACGACTTCCGCTGACAGCAACGAGGTCACTGTCACAACGACCACCACGCCGCAAGTGATCAACATCACCGAATACGGCGCTAAAGGCGACGGCACCACGCTGAATACCAGCGCGATTCAGAAGGCGATCGATGCCTGCCAGACCGGTTGCCGCATCGACGTTCCGCCCGGGGTATTCAAAACCGGCGCGCTGTGGCTGAAAAGCGACATGACGCTGAATCTGTTGCAGGGTGCGACATTGCTCGGTTCCGACAATGCGGCCGATTACCCTGACGCCTACAAGCTTTACAGTTACTCATCCCAGGTGCGCCCGGCATCGTTGATCAACGCCATCGACAAAACCAGCTCCGCCGCCGGAACGTTCAAGAACATCCGTATCATCGGCAAAGGCGCCATTGACGGCAACGGCTGGAAACGCAGCGCGGATGGCCAGGATGAACTGGGCAACAGCCTGCCGCAGTACGTGAAGAGTGATAGCAGCAAGGTTAGCAACGACGGTATTCTGGCGAAAAACCAGGTAGCGGCGGCCGTCGCCAAAGGCATGGACATCAAACTCGCCTATAGTCAGCTTCGTTCCAGTCTGGTCACCCTGCGCGGCGTCAAAAACGCCTACATCGCCGATGTCACCATCCGCAATCCGGCCAACCACGGCATCATATTCCTGGAAAGCCGGAATGTGGTGGAAAACAGTGTCATTCATCAGACCTTCAACGCCAACAACGGCGACGGCGTCGAATTTATCAATAGCCAAAACATCATGGTATTCAACAGTGTGTTTGATACCGGAGACGACAGCATCAACTTCGGCGCCGGTCTGGGTCAGGATGCGCAGAAGCAGGAACCTTCGCAAAACGCCCAGTTGTTCAACAACTATTTCCGTCACGGGCACGGTGCCGTGGTAATGGGCAGCAACACCGGCGCAGGCATTGTCAATGTACTGGCGGAAAACAACGTGATCAGCCAGAGCGACGTTGGCCTGCGAGCCAAGAGCGCTCCCGCCATTGGCGGCGGCGCACATGGCATCGTATTCCGTAATAGCGCGATGAAAAACCTGGCTAAGCAGGCGGTTATCGTGACGTTAAGTTACAGCGACAACAACGGCACCATCGACTATACCCCGGCCAAAGTGCCTGCCCGTTTCTATGGCTTCACCGTCAAAAACGTCACCGTGCAGGACAGTACCGGCTCAAGCCCGTCGATTGAGATCACCGGGGACAGCAGTAAAGATATCTGGCATAGCCAGTTTCTCTTCAGCAACATGAAACTCAGCGGCGTGATGCCCGCCTCAATCAGCGACCTGAGCAACAGCCAGTTCAATAATATCGCTTTCAGTGACTTGCGCGGCGGCACCTCCCCCTGGAAATTCGGCGCAGTTAAAAACGTCACGGTGGATGGGAAAGTCGTTAGCCCAAGCCCTTGA
- a CDS encoding glycosyl hydrolase family 28 protein encodes MKAIRLSQCHALALTATVCLFTSQALAMPTNEQTPPALQALTPSLDNHSVVLVWKAPEDTSDIIDYQIYQDNQFVGLASQNSNQHSPAQPYINMFYKNDTGNFQHRIVIQSAKIDGLQPSTDYHFTVRAVYTDSSVTADSNTVDITTTAVPQTIDITRYGAKGDGTTLNTSAIQKAINACPSGCQVNVPAGVFKTGALWLKSNMTLNLSPGATLLGSENAADYPGGYTIGKSSTDMRPASLLNVTDKTSSKGGVFQNIRITGKGAIDGSGWKRSADGQDELGNKLPQYVKSTNANVNNDGILAKNQVAAARAKGIDLKTAYSQYRSSLITLRGANNVYIADITIRNPADHGIVFMKSQNVIENGVIHQTFDANNGDGVEFSNSQDITVLNSVFDTGDDCINFAAGLGQEGQKQSPTQNASLFNNYFSRGHGAIVMGSHTAATIANILAENNVMNKTDIGLRAKSSPDIGGGAHHVIFRNNAMANLAMQAVFVTLNYVDVNGSGVYTPADVPAHFYDFTVKNITVLNSAGISPSIQIEGNSNKQVWNSNFNFCDMKLSGIMPASVSDLEDSEFNNIAFSDLRGGTSPWKFGAVKNVTVDGKVVSPNP; translated from the coding sequence ATGAAAGCCATTAGACTTTCTCAGTGCCATGCCCTGGCGCTGACCGCAACTGTATGCTTGTTCACCAGCCAGGCGCTGGCGATGCCAACAAACGAGCAAACCCCGCCAGCCTTACAGGCGCTTACCCCCTCCCTCGATAACCACAGCGTGGTGTTGGTTTGGAAGGCGCCAGAAGACACATCCGATATTATCGATTATCAAATTTACCAGGATAATCAGTTTGTTGGACTCGCCAGTCAGAATAGCAATCAGCACTCGCCAGCCCAACCCTACATCAACATGTTTTATAAAAACGACACCGGTAATTTCCAACACCGAATCGTGATACAAAGCGCGAAGATCGACGGTCTGCAACCCAGCACCGATTACCACTTCACCGTGCGTGCAGTGTATACCGACAGCAGCGTTACCGCTGATAGCAACACGGTGGACATCACCACCACTGCGGTTCCCCAAACCATCGACATTACCCGGTATGGCGCTAAAGGCGACGGTACCACGCTCAATACCAGCGCGATCCAGAAAGCCATTAATGCCTGTCCTTCCGGCTGCCAGGTCAATGTTCCAGCAGGGGTATTCAAAACCGGTGCGTTGTGGCTGAAAAGCAACATGACACTGAATTTGTCACCGGGTGCAACCTTGCTTGGTTCGGAAAACGCCGCAGATTATCCAGGGGGTTACACCATTGGCAAAAGCTCAACAGATATGCGCCCAGCCTCGCTGCTGAACGTCACCGATAAAACCAGCTCTAAAGGCGGGGTCTTCCAGAATATCCGCATTACCGGCAAAGGGGCTATAGACGGCAGCGGCTGGAAACGCAGCGCCGATGGCCAGGATGAGCTGGGCAACAAACTGCCTCAGTACGTAAAGAGTACCAACGCCAACGTCAATAATGACGGCATTTTGGCGAAAAATCAGGTAGCGGCGGCGCGGGCGAAAGGCATTGACCTCAAAACCGCTTACAGCCAGTATCGTTCCAGCCTGATCACCCTGCGCGGTGCCAACAACGTTTACATCGCCGATATCACTATCCGTAATCCGGCCGATCACGGCATCGTGTTCATGAAAAGCCAGAACGTGATCGAGAACGGTGTCATTCACCAGACCTTTGATGCCAACAATGGTGATGGCGTAGAGTTCAGCAACAGTCAAGATATCACGGTATTGAATAGCGTGTTCGATACCGGGGATGACTGCATCAATTTCGCGGCGGGCTTGGGGCAGGAAGGCCAAAAACAAAGTCCGACCCAGAACGCCTCGCTGTTCAATAACTACTTCAGCCGCGGTCACGGCGCCATTGTTATGGGTAGCCATACCGCTGCCACTATCGCCAATATATTGGCGGAAAACAACGTGATGAATAAAACGGATATCGGCCTGCGCGCCAAGAGCTCGCCAGATATCGGCGGCGGAGCGCACCACGTGATATTCCGCAACAACGCGATGGCAAATCTGGCGATGCAGGCGGTTTTCGTCACGTTGAATTACGTGGACGTCAATGGCAGCGGTGTATATACCCCGGCCGACGTACCTGCCCATTTTTACGACTTTACCGTCAAAAATATCACAGTGCTGAATAGCGCTGGCATAAGTCCGTCGATTCAGATAGAGGGCAATAGCAACAAACAGGTCTGGAACAGCAATTTTAATTTCTGCGACATGAAGCTCAGCGGCATCATGCCGGCATCCGTCAGCGATCTGGAGGATAGCGAGTTCAATAATATCGCTTTCAGTGATTTGCGCGGCGGCACCTCCCCCTGGAAATTCGGCGCAGTTAAAAACGTCACGGTGGATGGGAAAGTCGTTAGCCCAAACCCTTGA